The proteins below come from a single Alligator mississippiensis isolate rAllMis1 chromosome 2, rAllMis1, whole genome shotgun sequence genomic window:
- the LOC102562578 gene encoding UDP-N-acetylglucosamine transferase subunit ALG13 homolog yields MAVSSAAPGAGGCPLEARPAPGATKSAFVTVGTTCFDELIAAVSAAPCLRVLRGLGYGRLVLQIGRGTRAPRPVRAPDFALEVFRFKDSLAEDLRQADLVISHAGAGSCLETLGEGKPLVVVINETLMDNHQLELARQLRRDGHLVYCTCSTLAETLQSVDLSLLKPFPPGRPEKFAAFLDDVLGLE; encoded by the coding sequence ATGGCGGTCTCCTCCGCTGCCCCAGGCGCGGGGGGCTGCCCACTGGAGGCCCGGCCCGCGCCCGGCGCCACCAAGTCGGCCTTCGTCACCGTGGGCACCACCTGCTTCGACGAGCTGATCGCGGCCGTGTCCGCCGCGCCGTGCCTGCGCGTGCTGCGGGGCCTGGGCTACGGCAGGCTGGTGCTGCAGATCGGCCGGGGCACGCGGGCCCCGCGGCCCGTGCGCGCCCCCGACTTCGCGCTCGAGGTGTTCCGCTTCAAGGACTCGCTGGCCGAAGACCTGCGCCAAGCCGACCTGGTCATCAGCCACGCGGGCGCGGGCAGCTGCTTGGAGACGCTGGGCGAGGGCAAGCCGCTGGTGGTGGTGATCAACGAAACCCTGATGGACAATCAtcagctggagctggccaggcAGCTCCGCCGAGACGGCCACCTCGTCTACTGCACTTGCAGCACGCTCGCCGAGACCCTGCAGTCCGTGGACTTGTCCCTCCTGAAGCCCTTTCCTCCTGGGCGGCCGGAAAAATTTGCCGCCTTCTTGGATGATGTTCTTGGCCTTGAATAA